A single genomic interval of Nocardioides nitrophenolicus harbors:
- a CDS encoding carbohydrate kinase family protein — translation MTFGGKFADSLVVEQLDKLSVSFLVNDLEIRRGGVAPNMCFGLARLGLRPVLVGAAGEDFADYRSWLERNGVDCDSVHISESKHTARFVCTTDTTMAQFASFYPGAMSEASQIELLPIVERVGAPTYVLIGADDPDAMKRHTEECRQRDYAFIADCSQQLAFAEGDLIRDLIDGAAILFSNEYESHVIEKKTGWSAEEVLARVGLQVTTLGKDGVRVTSRDGTSFEVPAAKDVAAVEPTGVGDAFRGGFLAALSWGSSLERAAQVGCVLAAYVVETVGTQEYDFTHPQFVSRIRESYGDEAADEVAKHLGV, via the coding sequence ATGACCTTCGGTGGCAAGTTCGCCGACTCGCTCGTGGTCGAGCAGCTCGACAAGCTGTCGGTGTCCTTCCTGGTCAACGACCTCGAGATCCGGCGCGGCGGCGTCGCTCCCAACATGTGCTTCGGCCTGGCCCGGCTCGGCCTGCGCCCGGTGCTCGTGGGCGCGGCCGGCGAGGACTTCGCCGACTACCGCTCCTGGCTCGAGCGCAACGGCGTCGACTGCGACTCGGTGCACATCTCCGAGAGCAAGCACACCGCCCGCTTCGTGTGCACGACCGACACCACGATGGCCCAGTTCGCGTCCTTCTACCCGGGCGCGATGAGCGAGGCCAGCCAGATCGAGCTGCTCCCGATCGTGGAGCGGGTCGGCGCGCCGACGTACGTCCTCATCGGCGCCGACGACCCCGACGCGATGAAGCGCCACACCGAGGAGTGCCGCCAGCGCGACTACGCCTTCATCGCCGACTGCTCCCAGCAGCTCGCCTTCGCCGAGGGCGACCTGATCCGCGACCTGATCGACGGCGCCGCGATCCTGTTCTCCAACGAGTACGAGTCGCACGTCATCGAGAAGAAGACCGGCTGGAGCGCCGAGGAGGTGCTCGCCCGGGTCGGCCTGCAGGTCACCACGCTCGGCAAGGACGGTGTCCGGGTCACCAGCAGGGACGGGACCTCGTTCGAGGTCCCCGCGGCCAAGGACGTGGCCGCGGTCGAGCCGACGGGCGTCGGCGACGCCTTCCGCGGCGGCTTCCTCGCCGCCCTGTCCTGGGGCAGCTCGCTCGAGCGCGCCGCCCAGGTCGGCTGCGTGCTGGCGGCCTACGTGGTCGAGACGGTCGGCACCCAGGAGTACGACTTCACCCACCCGCAGTTCGTGTCCCGGATCCGGGAGTCGTACGGCGACGAGGCCGCCGACGAGGTCGCCAAGCACCTCGGCGTCTGA
- a CDS encoding sulfurtransferase TusA family protein has protein sequence MTVELDCRDLPCPRPIIELAKALPSVPVGELLAVVARDPAARHDVPAWCRMRGQEYVGEQVADDGAPRYVVRRVS, from the coding sequence GTGACCGTCGAGCTCGACTGCCGCGACCTGCCCTGTCCGCGCCCGATCATCGAGCTCGCCAAGGCGCTGCCCTCGGTACCGGTCGGCGAGCTGCTCGCGGTCGTCGCCCGCGACCCGGCCGCACGCCACGACGTGCCTGCGTGGTGCCGGATGCGTGGTCAGGAGTACGTCGGCGAGCAGGTCGCCGACGACGGCGCACCCCGGTACGTCGTGCGCCGGGTCAGCTGA